A region from the Acyrthosiphon pisum isolate AL4f chromosome A1, pea_aphid_22Mar2018_4r6ur, whole genome shotgun sequence genome encodes:
- the LOC100163329 gene encoding poly(rC)-binding protein 3 isoform X4 produces MDAKSKDDSNISLTLRLIMQGKEVGSIIGKKGEIVKRFREESGAKINISDGSCPERIVTISGSTEAIYKAFSLICTKVEEFIEMQNGKTGATAIGKCGMTLRLIVPASQCGSLIGKGGNKIKEIREATGAQIQVASDVLPQSTERAVTLTGTRDSITQCIFHICAVMVESPPKGVTIPYRAKPQMGAPVILAGGQAFTLASAGSAAGCDVGTMMVGGGPYNAPMLMVPPSPGAAASLGLIDPLDYPLLKNAFGPSQLGKLTGNPLAGLAALGLGSLGGPANSFNPAALAALAGSQLRSNGSGANINSRSGGGQQTHEMTVPNDLIGCIIGKGGTKIAEIRQISGAMIRISNCEDREGSASTDRTITITGNPDSVALAQYLINMS; encoded by the exons ATGGACGCCAAATCGAAAGATGACTCCAATATCAGCCTTACACTTCGGCTAATAATGCAAGgaaag gaagTTGGTAGTATAATAGGGAAAAAAGGAGAGATTGTCAAGCGATTCAGAGAAGag TCTGGtgccaaaattaatatatctgaTGGCTCTTGTCCTGAAAGAATAGTGACCATTTCAGGATCTACTGAAGCCATTTACAAAGCATTTTCTTTAATATGCACAAAAGTTGAAGAG TTTATTGAAATGCAAAATGGAAAAACTGGAGCAACAGCGATCGGAAAATGTGGTATGACCCTTCGGTTGATTGTTCCAGCATCACAGTGTGGATCTTTAATTGGGAAGGGTGGTAATAAAATCAAGGAAATTAGAGAAGCTACCGGAGCACAGATACAAGTGGCTTCTGATGTGCTTCCTCAATCTACAGAAAGAGCAGTAACATTAACTGGTACGAGGGACTCAATAACGCAATGTATATTTCACATTTGTGCAGTTATGGTGgaa TCCCCTCCTAAAGGAGTAACAATACCGTATCGTGCTAAACCTCAGATGGGTGCACCAGTTATATTGGCTGGAGGACAAGCATTTACTCTAGCAAGTGCAGGATCCGCAGCTGGTTGTGATGTAGGCACCATGATGGTAGGTGGCGGCCCATATAATGCTCCAATGCTTATGGTTCCTCCATCGCCTGGTGCAGCAGCAAGTCTAGGCTTAATTGATCCACTGGACTATCCTCTGCTTAAAAACGCATTCGGACCATCAcaa TTGGGAAAATTGACTGGAAATCCGTTAGCTGGTCTTGCGGCACTTGGACTTGGAAGTTTGGGAGGACCTGCGAATTCATTTAATCCAGCAG CATTGGCGGCATTAGCTGGCAGCCAGTTGAGATCTAATGGTTCTGGAGCCAATATTAACAGTAGATCTGGAGGCGGTCAACAAACACATGAAATGACCGTACCAAATGACTTAATTGGCTGTATCATTGGCAAGGGAGGAACTAAAATCGCTGAAATTAG GCAAATCAGTGGAGCAATGATACGGATCTCAAATTGTGAAGACCGTGAAGGAAGTGCAAGCACGGATAGGACCATAACGATAACTGGAAATCCTGACTCAGTGGCTTTAGCTCAGTACTTAATCAATATGAG CTGA
- the LOC100163329 gene encoding poly(rC)-binding protein 3 isoform X2, which yields MDAKSKDDSNISLTLRLIMQGKEVGSIIGKKGEIVKRFREESGAKINISDGSCPERIVTISGSTEAIYKAFSLICTKVEEFIEMQNGKTGATAIGKCGMTLRLIVPASQCGSLIGKGGNKIKEIREATGAQIQVASDVLPQSTERAVTLTGTRDSITQCIFHICAVMVESPPKGVTIPYRAKPQMGAPVILAGGQAFTLASAGSAAGCDVGTMMVGGGPYNAPMLMVPPSPGAAASLGLIDPLDYPLLKNAFGPSQLGKLTGNPLAGLAALGLGSLGGPANSFNPAALAALAGSQLRSNGSGANINSRSGGGQQTHEMTVPNDLIGCIIGKGGTKIAEIRQISGAMIRISNCEDREGSASTDRTITITGNPDSVALAQYLINMSALIVFMKMEYSWGRGLFGIRYYIIIYTSHFSIN from the exons ATGGACGCCAAATCGAAAGATGACTCCAATATCAGCCTTACACTTCGGCTAATAATGCAAGgaaag gaagTTGGTAGTATAATAGGGAAAAAAGGAGAGATTGTCAAGCGATTCAGAGAAGag TCTGGtgccaaaattaatatatctgaTGGCTCTTGTCCTGAAAGAATAGTGACCATTTCAGGATCTACTGAAGCCATTTACAAAGCATTTTCTTTAATATGCACAAAAGTTGAAGAG TTTATTGAAATGCAAAATGGAAAAACTGGAGCAACAGCGATCGGAAAATGTGGTATGACCCTTCGGTTGATTGTTCCAGCATCACAGTGTGGATCTTTAATTGGGAAGGGTGGTAATAAAATCAAGGAAATTAGAGAAGCTACCGGAGCACAGATACAAGTGGCTTCTGATGTGCTTCCTCAATCTACAGAAAGAGCAGTAACATTAACTGGTACGAGGGACTCAATAACGCAATGTATATTTCACATTTGTGCAGTTATGGTGgaa TCCCCTCCTAAAGGAGTAACAATACCGTATCGTGCTAAACCTCAGATGGGTGCACCAGTTATATTGGCTGGAGGACAAGCATTTACTCTAGCAAGTGCAGGATCCGCAGCTGGTTGTGATGTAGGCACCATGATGGTAGGTGGCGGCCCATATAATGCTCCAATGCTTATGGTTCCTCCATCGCCTGGTGCAGCAGCAAGTCTAGGCTTAATTGATCCACTGGACTATCCTCTGCTTAAAAACGCATTCGGACCATCAcaa TTGGGAAAATTGACTGGAAATCCGTTAGCTGGTCTTGCGGCACTTGGACTTGGAAGTTTGGGAGGACCTGCGAATTCATTTAATCCAGCAG CATTGGCGGCATTAGCTGGCAGCCAGTTGAGATCTAATGGTTCTGGAGCCAATATTAACAGTAGATCTGGAGGCGGTCAACAAACACATGAAATGACCGTACCAAATGACTTAATTGGCTGTATCATTGGCAAGGGAGGAACTAAAATCGCTGAAATTAG GCAAATCAGTGGAGCAATGATACGGATCTCAAATTGTGAAGACCGTGAAGGAAGTGCAAGCACGGATAGGACCATAACGATAACTGGAAATCCTGACTCAGTGGCTTTAGCTCAGTACTTAATCAATATGAG TGCATTAATTGTATTCATGAAAATGGAGTATTCATGGGGGAGGGGGTTGTTTGGAATTCgttactacattataatatatactagtcatttttcaattaattaa
- the LOC100163329 gene encoding poly(rC)-binding protein 2 isoform X3, translating into MDAKSKDDSNISLTLRLIMQGKEVGSIIGKKGEIVKRFREESGAKINISDGSCPERIVTISGSTEAIYKAFSLICTKVEEFIEMQNGKTGATAIGKCGMTLRLIVPASQCGSLIGKGGNKIKEIREATGAQIQVASDVLPQSTERAVTLTGTRDSITQCIFHICAVMVESPPKGVTIPYRAKPQMGAPVILAGGQAFTLASAGSAAGCDVGTMMVGGGPYNAPMLMVPPSPGAAASLGLIDPLDYPLLKNAFGPSQLGKLTGNPLAGLAALGLGSLGGPANSFNPAALAALAGSQLRSNGSGANINSRSGGGQQTHEMTVPNDLIGCIIGKGGTKIAEIRQISGAMIRISNCEDREGSASTDRTITITGNPDSVALAQYLINMRISMETAGLALPGYHYVSPNHIVKSPIH; encoded by the exons ATGGACGCCAAATCGAAAGATGACTCCAATATCAGCCTTACACTTCGGCTAATAATGCAAGgaaag gaagTTGGTAGTATAATAGGGAAAAAAGGAGAGATTGTCAAGCGATTCAGAGAAGag TCTGGtgccaaaattaatatatctgaTGGCTCTTGTCCTGAAAGAATAGTGACCATTTCAGGATCTACTGAAGCCATTTACAAAGCATTTTCTTTAATATGCACAAAAGTTGAAGAG TTTATTGAAATGCAAAATGGAAAAACTGGAGCAACAGCGATCGGAAAATGTGGTATGACCCTTCGGTTGATTGTTCCAGCATCACAGTGTGGATCTTTAATTGGGAAGGGTGGTAATAAAATCAAGGAAATTAGAGAAGCTACCGGAGCACAGATACAAGTGGCTTCTGATGTGCTTCCTCAATCTACAGAAAGAGCAGTAACATTAACTGGTACGAGGGACTCAATAACGCAATGTATATTTCACATTTGTGCAGTTATGGTGgaa TCCCCTCCTAAAGGAGTAACAATACCGTATCGTGCTAAACCTCAGATGGGTGCACCAGTTATATTGGCTGGAGGACAAGCATTTACTCTAGCAAGTGCAGGATCCGCAGCTGGTTGTGATGTAGGCACCATGATGGTAGGTGGCGGCCCATATAATGCTCCAATGCTTATGGTTCCTCCATCGCCTGGTGCAGCAGCAAGTCTAGGCTTAATTGATCCACTGGACTATCCTCTGCTTAAAAACGCATTCGGACCATCAcaa TTGGGAAAATTGACTGGAAATCCGTTAGCTGGTCTTGCGGCACTTGGACTTGGAAGTTTGGGAGGACCTGCGAATTCATTTAATCCAGCAG CATTGGCGGCATTAGCTGGCAGCCAGTTGAGATCTAATGGTTCTGGAGCCAATATTAACAGTAGATCTGGAGGCGGTCAACAAACACATGAAATGACCGTACCAAATGACTTAATTGGCTGTATCATTGGCAAGGGAGGAACTAAAATCGCTGAAATTAG GCAAATCAGTGGAGCAATGATACGGATCTCAAATTGTGAAGACCGTGAAGGAAGTGCAAGCACGGATAGGACCATAACGATAACTGGAAATCCTGACTCAGTGGCTTTAGCTCAGTACTTAATCAATATGAG GATATCCATGGAGACTGCTGGACTAGCCTTGCCCGGTTATCATTACGTATCACCTAATCACATTGTCAAGTCACCGATTCATTAA
- the LOC100163329 gene encoding poly(rC)-binding protein 3 isoform X1: protein MDAKSKDDSNISLTLRLIMQGKEVGSIIGKKGEIVKRFREESGAKINISDGSCPERIVTISGSTEAIYKAFSLICTKVEEFIEMQNGKTGATAIGKCGMTLRLIVPASQCGSLIGKGGNKIKEIREATGAQIQVASDVLPQSTERAVTLTGTRDSITQCIFHICAVMVESPPKGVTIPYRAKPQMGAPVILAGGQAFTLASAGSAAGCDVGTMMVGGGPYNAPMLMVPPSPGAAASLGLIDPLDYPLLKNAFGPSQLGKLTGNPLAGLAALGLGSLGGPANSFNPAALAALAGSQLRSNGSGANINSRSGGGQQTHEMTVPNDLIGCIIGKGGTKIAEIRQISGAMIRISNCEDREGSASTDRTITITGNPDSVALAQYLINMSLEIQRASMLQSEIQHHHHHHLLHHHQHQQQQQQQQQQQQQQQHQHQQQQQLVLPPHQYPFPVHHMLVTCNTTNTTTTSATNAHQTANPLPATHPHHQQQYTTAADILPVQHHFHGPAVAALLSPQPAVAKHKTDRIKFTPY, encoded by the exons ATGGACGCCAAATCGAAAGATGACTCCAATATCAGCCTTACACTTCGGCTAATAATGCAAGgaaag gaagTTGGTAGTATAATAGGGAAAAAAGGAGAGATTGTCAAGCGATTCAGAGAAGag TCTGGtgccaaaattaatatatctgaTGGCTCTTGTCCTGAAAGAATAGTGACCATTTCAGGATCTACTGAAGCCATTTACAAAGCATTTTCTTTAATATGCACAAAAGTTGAAGAG TTTATTGAAATGCAAAATGGAAAAACTGGAGCAACAGCGATCGGAAAATGTGGTATGACCCTTCGGTTGATTGTTCCAGCATCACAGTGTGGATCTTTAATTGGGAAGGGTGGTAATAAAATCAAGGAAATTAGAGAAGCTACCGGAGCACAGATACAAGTGGCTTCTGATGTGCTTCCTCAATCTACAGAAAGAGCAGTAACATTAACTGGTACGAGGGACTCAATAACGCAATGTATATTTCACATTTGTGCAGTTATGGTGgaa TCCCCTCCTAAAGGAGTAACAATACCGTATCGTGCTAAACCTCAGATGGGTGCACCAGTTATATTGGCTGGAGGACAAGCATTTACTCTAGCAAGTGCAGGATCCGCAGCTGGTTGTGATGTAGGCACCATGATGGTAGGTGGCGGCCCATATAATGCTCCAATGCTTATGGTTCCTCCATCGCCTGGTGCAGCAGCAAGTCTAGGCTTAATTGATCCACTGGACTATCCTCTGCTTAAAAACGCATTCGGACCATCAcaa TTGGGAAAATTGACTGGAAATCCGTTAGCTGGTCTTGCGGCACTTGGACTTGGAAGTTTGGGAGGACCTGCGAATTCATTTAATCCAGCAG CATTGGCGGCATTAGCTGGCAGCCAGTTGAGATCTAATGGTTCTGGAGCCAATATTAACAGTAGATCTGGAGGCGGTCAACAAACACATGAAATGACCGTACCAAATGACTTAATTGGCTGTATCATTGGCAAGGGAGGAACTAAAATCGCTGAAATTAG GCAAATCAGTGGAGCAATGATACGGATCTCAAATTGTGAAGACCGTGAAGGAAGTGCAAGCACGGATAGGACCATAACGATAACTGGAAATCCTGACTCAGTGGCTTTAGCTCAGTACTTAATCAATATGAG CTTGGAGATACAGCGCGCCTCGATGTTGCAATCGGAAATccaacaccaccaccaccatcacctCCTTCACCACCACCAAcatcagcagcagcagcagcagcaacagcaacaacaacagcagcagcagcatcaACACCAACAACAGCAACAGCTAGTATTGCCACCGCACCAGTACCCGTTCCCTGTTCACCACATGCTCGTTACATGCAACACCACGAACACCACCACCACCTCGGCCACGAACGCCCACCAGACCGCCAACCCATTGCCAGCCACCCACCCGCACCACCAACAGCAGTACACTACCGCCGCTGACATATTACCCGTCCAGCACCATTTCCACGGCCCCGCGGTAGCCGCACTGCTATCCCCACAGCCGGCCGTCGCCAAACACAAAACCGACCGCATCAAGTTCACGCCATActga